In one window of Gymnogyps californianus isolate 813 chromosome 9, ASM1813914v2, whole genome shotgun sequence DNA:
- the LOC127019591 gene encoding ras-like protein family member 11A-like isoform X2, translated as MRLISQDTMSQYSTNFLLLPIPEYPVLDCVPNKIIKLVVLGGSSVGKTALVVRFLTKRFIGDYEANTGALYSRKFTIDGEQISLQVQDTPFGSSLTELLLKVVKQINRSIYWADGFVFVYSITDYESYRVIRPLHQHIRKIHPNANIPLLLMANKGDLLRARQVSSKEGLQLASELGGTYYEVSARENCEGVHEAFQQLCQEVSRMIGSCNGEKRRGLHLVRPKSPNMQDLKRRLKQALTSKGKSATTL; from the exons ATGCGTCTCATCTCTCAGGATACTATGTCACAGTATTCTACTAACTTTCTCTTGCTCCCCATACCAGAGTATCCTGTACTAGACTGCGTGCCCAACAAAATCATCAAGCTCGTGGTACTGGGTGGCAGTAGCGTTGGCAAGACAG CCCTGGTTGTGCGCTTTCTCACGAAGAGATTTATTGGAGACTATGAAGCCAATACTG GTGCTTTGTATTCAAGAAAGTTCACCATAGATGGGGAACAGATCTCTCTACAGGTGCAGGATACTCCCTTT ggCAGTTCGTTAACGGAACTCCTGTTGAAAGTTGTAA AGCAGATAAACCGTTCAATCTACTGGGCAGATGGCTTCGTTTTTGTTTACTCCATCACAGACTATGAGAGCTACCGAGTCATCCGTCCCCTGCACCAGCACATCCGTAAGATTCACCCGAATGCTAACATTCCCCTGCTTCTGATGGCGAACAAAGGAGACCTCCTGCGAGCCAGGCAGGTGTCCTCCAAAGAAGGACTCCAGCTGGCCAGTGAACTGGGAGGTACTTACTATGAAGTCTCAGCCCGGGAGAACTGTGAGGGAGTGCATGAAGCCTTCCAGCAGCTTTGCCAGGAGGTCAGCAGGATGATTGGGAGCTGCAACGGAGAGAAACGAAGAGGCCTCCACCTCGTCCGACCCAAGTCTCCAAATATGCAGGACTTAAAGAGACGCTTGAAACAGGCTCTGACTTCCAAAGGGAAATCTGCCACTACACTTTGA
- the LOC127019591 gene encoding ras-like protein family member 11A-like isoform X1, producing MRLISQDTMSQYSTNFLLLPIPEYPVLDCVPNKIIKLVVLGGSSVGKTALVVRFLTKRFIGDYEANTGALYSRKFTIDGEQISLQVQDTPFVSLEDDTDSICCQEQINRSIYWADGFVFVYSITDYESYRVIRPLHQHIRKIHPNANIPLLLMANKGDLLRARQVSSKEGLQLASELGGTYYEVSARENCEGVHEAFQQLCQEVSRMIGSCNGEKRRGLHLVRPKSPNMQDLKRRLKQALTSKGKSATTL from the exons ATGCGTCTCATCTCTCAGGATACTATGTCACAGTATTCTACTAACTTTCTCTTGCTCCCCATACCAGAGTATCCTGTACTAGACTGCGTGCCCAACAAAATCATCAAGCTCGTGGTACTGGGTGGCAGTAGCGTTGGCAAGACAG CCCTGGTTGTGCGCTTTCTCACGAAGAGATTTATTGGAGACTATGAAGCCAATACTG GTGCTTTGTATTCAAGAAAGTTCACCATAGATGGGGAACAGATCTCTCTACAGGTGCAGGATACTCCCTTTGTTTCATTGGAG GATGACACTGACAGCATATGCTGCCAAGAGCAGATAAACCGTTCAATCTACTGGGCAGATGGCTTCGTTTTTGTTTACTCCATCACAGACTATGAGAGCTACCGAGTCATCCGTCCCCTGCACCAGCACATCCGTAAGATTCACCCGAATGCTAACATTCCCCTGCTTCTGATGGCGAACAAAGGAGACCTCCTGCGAGCCAGGCAGGTGTCCTCCAAAGAAGGACTCCAGCTGGCCAGTGAACTGGGAGGTACTTACTATGAAGTCTCAGCCCGGGAGAACTGTGAGGGAGTGCATGAAGCCTTCCAGCAGCTTTGCCAGGAGGTCAGCAGGATGATTGGGAGCTGCAACGGAGAGAAACGAAGAGGCCTCCACCTCGTCCGACCCAAGTCTCCAAATATGCAGGACTTAAAGAGACGCTTGAAACAGGCTCTGACTTCCAAAGGGAAATCTGCCACTACACTTTGA